The Clarias gariepinus isolate MV-2021 ecotype Netherlands chromosome 28, CGAR_prim_01v2, whole genome shotgun sequence DNA window TCCTAGGAACTTTAAAAGTGGAGACTCCTCATCTGTACACAGGTAACATCCCATAATTCTCAGAGTTAAAGTCAAACACATTATCTGTTCATTCTGTATGATGTAGTGATATTATGTTACAGGTTTAACGACTTTGTAGAAAAAGTAGTAAAACTTAAATTGAAacaggaagattttttttcaattctacCATATTTTTCTTCAAATGTTAATGCACTCAGAAATTTCCTAAAATTATGACTAAGCTCCAGGTTTCCAGCAACCATGTAAAGGATAAGCAGTACAGAGAATGAGTGAAACATTAGGACTAAAATTTAGGTTGTAGTATTCAAGTGGTTAAAAATTAGTGTCTTTAAGCATTTTCTTGTTCCCAGTGATCCACAGAAGACGGGAGACAGAAACAAAAAGATCATTATTACAGATACAAGGTAAGATCAACAATAAATACATCACACACTGGTGTTAAAAACCTCTCTGCTGTTATTTCATACAGAGTGATTAGATAATAGCAAACATACAGGAGATATACAAAGTGACAAAACCATAAAGAACTGTCTGTGGTAACCACTcagaaaatgtgatttttacTAATTAACCCTCATGTCTCACCATGTCTTCCTACTTCACTCTGTCACAGACATGACATGGAATCTGCTGCTGTGAATGAATTCCAGAAAAAGTTCAGATTAAATCTGATGAAGAAGTTTGAGTGTGTAAATGGAGTCATAATAAATCAGGAAAACCGAACGCTCCTGAATGAAatctacacagagctctacatcacagaggGAGACAGTGGAGACGTCAATAAagaacatgaggtgagacaAATCGAGGCAGCGTCCAGTAGAACAACATCAGAGGAAACACCAATCAAATGCAATGACATCTTTAAGCCCTTATTGGATCAAGACAAACCCATCAGACCTGTGCTGACAAAGCCCTTATCTAAAAAACCCAAATCCATCAGAACTGTGCTGACAAAGCTCTTATCTAAAAAAACCAAACCCATCAGAACTGTGCTGACAAAGCTCTTATCTAAAAAACCCAAACCCATCAGAACTGTGCTGACAAAGGGAGTCGCTGGCATCGGAAAAACagtctctgtgcagaagttcattctggactgggctgaagggaaaACAAATCAGGACCTCTCGCTCATATTTCCACTTCCTTTCAGAGAGCTGAATCTGATGAAAGACCAGAAACTAAGTCTGATGGAGCTCCTTCATGTCTGTtttaaggaaacaaaagaaacagaaatctcCAGTTTGGAAGAGGTTCTGTTCATTTTTGATGGATTGGACGAGTGTCGTTTTCCTCTGGATTTCCAGaacacagtgagagtgtgtgatgtaactgaatcagtatcagtgcctgtgctgctgataaacctgatcaaagggaatctgcttccctctgctctcaTCTGGATCACCTCCCGACCAGCAGCAGCCGATCAAATCCCCTCTGAGTGTGTCGATCGAGTCACAGAGGTACGAGGGTTCAATGACCCACAGAAGGAGGAGTACTTTAGGAAGAGGATCAGTGATCAGTGCCTGgccaatgacatcatcacacacctgaagtcattaagaagcctctacatcatgtgtcacatcccagtcttctgctggatctcagccactgttctagagagaatgttgcgtgaagcagagagtggagagatccccaagactctgactcaaatgtacacacacttcctcatcaTTCAGCTAAACATCATAAGAGAAAAGTATTCAGAGAAGCAGGAGAGTGATAAAGAAATGCTTCTCAAACTAGGACGACTGGCTTTTGAGCAGCTGGAGAAACACAACCTGATCTTCTATGATGACgacctgagagagtgtggcattgatgtgagagaagcagcagtgtactcaggtgtgtgtacacagaTCTTCAAAGAGGAGTTTGAGCTTCACCACAGTAAAGTGTACTGCTTTGTTCATCTGAGTATTCAGGAGCATCTCGCAGCTCTGTATGTGCACCTGATGTTCATGAGGGAAAAGAGAAATGTTCTTGAACAGAGTCAGTCCTTTAAGACAATCTCAGATGTTCACATTAGTTATGTAGATCAGGCCTTAAACAGTAAGACTGGACATCTGGATCTTTTCCTCCGCTTTCTTCTGGGTCTCTCACTGGAGTCCAATCAGAAACTCTTACATGACTTAGTAACACAGATAGGAAGAAGCTCACAGAGCAAACAGGAAACAGTTCAGTACATTAAGAAGAAGATCAGTGAAGATCTTCCTACagagaaatccatcaatctgttccactgtctgaatgaaCTGGGTGATGATTCTCTAGTGGAGGAAATCCAACGCTACCTGAAATCTGGAAAACAAAGTGAACTCTCTTCCTCACAGTGGTCTGCTCTGGTGTTTGTCTTACTGACATCAGCAGAAGAGCTGGAGGAATTTGACCTGAATAAATATATCAGTCCAGAGAAGATAACAGAAACTGTTCTTGTGAGGGTGATGCCTGTGATTGCAGCATCCAGAAAAGCAATGTAAGTTAATCTGTATAAATCTGTTCTACTGtagaaagagagaaactgaaaacactttgataaatatttactttaagaTGTTTTGAGCTTCAGGTGATACAAAGTGGTGTTAATGTGAATAACTAAATAGTTAGATAAGAGAATAACGATGATGTGAACAAATGAATAAGACTGAAGGGCAGATATTAAATGTGTGGAAGACAGTTTCTGTCTGTTGAGGTGAAAAACACTTTTCAACTCTTGCATTAATGCCTTGTTGCCTGAAATAATGAGAAACATTATTGATATTCTGATTTCTTCTGACAGTAAAGTTGGTTTTATTCTGGATATTTAACACAtgacaaaatttaaacaaaactctttatttaaataaaccttgTCAATTTCATACCCATGTCtatagaattaaaaaatttccttgtaactttcttttatttgttttcacatTAAATGTGTTAGACTAGAAGTGCAGCTATACACACACTGAGCCGATTTCAGTGTtattagtaaaacatttttgctaTTATATCTTTATAGAAGGATTGTAATTGATGAGAGTGGTTGTTGGGGTGTCGCCCCTTATCGGTGCACTGCTGTTGGCAAGCCCCATTCAATTCATTTAATTTGCTTGAAGGGGCctaaatttactttttattgtaCAGTCTAATGACTCactcttgtgtgtttacatgcaaAAACTATGAAGAAAACACATCACTTccctttttcttatttaattgtttatattttttctttataaatccGTGCTTCAGATTTGCTAGAGTTAATGACGTTTGAGTGTAAAAGTGTGTAATTTGTTGAAGACCCTCCACCAGCCCGGGGCTCAGCTCCACCCAGTAGTCTCCATATTGTTCACCCACAAGAAACACAACAGACCCCAGTCACTGTAGTGTGAATTAGAGAAGTGAGAGTTCCAGGCTGAAATGATGTGGTGTTGGTTTTACCCAAGAACAACTaactttgtttttgctcccaacTACTGAGGACATGAAAaacaaatgtcatttatttatttaccatagAAATGTTCTGGcagctgcgtgtgtgtgtgtgtgtgtgtgtgtgtttgtgtgtgtgtttgtacatttGACATGGGAATGTTCTCTCAGTGAGGGACAGTTCAGAGTTTAATATGCTAAAAGAAgaaaagtacagtggaacctctaATTACGAGActagacgagcaaagatttttaatacattttgacttgaaaaacgaacaagtcttggtttacgagtatcatgtatcacgcatgcgcttcttgttttgacgccaagtgtcacatgatcacaactgagccaacggtttttctctctcttgcgctgcagaattgtggatAATTGTCCCCCCTGCtaggtcttagtgcttgtctgTCACACtctgaccgtgtgtgtgtgtgtaaaacatattttattttgtgtctgtatgtgtgtgtgtacagtgtgtacagtaaagcaaaagcaagtctcattagagacgttaaaaatccactttctctctctctgtgtatcaGCCTGTACTTTGTCATTGCACACGgtcccccttctctctctctctctctcacacacacacacacacacacacacatactcttgTCTTCAGGCACACAACCCTCCTCCCCTcgctttcactcacacacacactctctgctctacacagaaacactgctctgtcgtgattcttttcaaaagtaaagtgcagattcatttgtttgtttgttttactttatagcagtgatttcgttagtgtgtcgctcacacacgtgtcattagcgatgttctttgttaatttttccgataaaacagtcttaatgttaatgtgtttgtgaACCTTAAATAAGAGATGAAGAAGGGTTCCtctgtaagatgagaagagggagagggaggggtctgattcctcctctccgcttattttagcttcacactcacacacacttacacacactgttAGCCTGTTAGCTAATGCTAGGTACTGTATCTACGTGAAGCTTCTTCACCACTGGGCTGGTTATCATTTCAGTAACTCACTAATGACAGAACAAATCTAATGTCTTATCTGTTCAGATAAATCTAACTCTGAAggaaactttttgtttttacatcagACTCTCACTTCCCAATCTGTCTGAATCTTATGCTCCatgtttatacagtgtgtgtgtgtgtgtgtgacgatGAAGCTGAAACTCCCACCAAGTCGATTCTGAGCCGCTCTGACTGTAAAATTACTATTACAGCATTTATCTGTTTTGTCTAACTGCTGTTTGTGATTTTGGTGTTTATAAAAATGAGAAGGTGCAGTGAAAGCTTTGAGGATCTGTTTGATCATTTGTTTTAGTGTTAGTTCATtatgtcttattttatttccttcagtATCAGGTGTGATAGAATTGAAGGGAGAAGTGGTGACGCTCTGGTCTCAGTGCTCAACTCAGAAACCTCCAATCTAAGAGAACTGCGTCTGACTGTGAAGACACTCGACCTGTACATGAATAAACTaacagactcaggagtgaagcgtctctgtgctgtactggagaatcctcactgtaaagtggagacactgaggtaagatcatctctctgagtcACAAAAAAGCAGCAGTTAATAGTTGTATACAGTGATTTAGTAACTGACATTTTTCTGCACAAATATATTactcactaataataataataataataataataataataaaccaggATGTAatgttgaagtgtgtgtcattgtgtgatatgaaaaattaaatcattatttaaaaactgcattttctattttatttggatatctttgttaaatattaaaaatttattaactgATTCATCTAGGtgtgacaaatatacaaaaaaaaacataaaatgaaggGGCAAATAATTTAAAGCACTGTAAATATTAATCAGGCTGTAAATGTGTtgttgaagtgtgtgtcattgtgtctctgcaggttgcgtggttgtggtgtctcagatgaaggctgtgctgctctgacttcagctctgagatcaaacccctcacacctaaGAGAACTAGATCTGAAGGGGAATGaaataggagactcaggagtgaagtgtgtctctgctgtactggagaatcctgactgtaaactggagacactggggtaggatcatctctctgagagtcacatgacctgctcctcagtaagacacattctctaatagtgagactgaagcagaagttttaggttgatcatcagtgtcctgaggaggaagattgtttcttttcactgcacactgatgatttgtcacagagtctttgggtcagatgtacgtaTGTAAGAAGCTGCAGCACAAAACCTGACTTGATGcgactgcagtgtgtctgaaatgactgtgaaatttactacaacactgtaactaatcacacaaactgaGACACAAACTAACTGCACTGTGTGAGCTGCagggtttaaaagcagcagtGACATTCTCAGAGATGAACATTAGTTCTGTTAGTGAGGATTATTTCAGTACATCAGTGTCTATCTGCTAtgaacagggttgccagatctgtgTTACAGAAACAGTCCAGGGAACAATCAGTATTAAACCCATGCAGATTTCCgctgtgggggtggggggggggatgtaaagccgagagtgtgtgtgtgtgtgtgtgtgtattcacacacactctctgccttacacagacacacacacacgtacacaaacacacacgcacactcagaaactctgcaagcactaagacccagcagaggagacGATAGGTAATCGtcccccctgctgggtcttagtgcttgcagagtttctgcgtgtgtgtgtgtgtgtgtgtgtattcacccagcaggggagacgattacctacaattccgcagcacaagagagggATAAAcccttggctcagttgtgatcacgtgatgcttggcatcaaaacaagaagcacatgcgtgatacatgatacttggtgctcgtgaACCAAGACACTGTTCgtttttaaagtcaaaatatattaaaaaatctttgctcatcttgcggaacactcgtaaaccgcgttactcgtaatccgaggtttcactgtacattttaagataattaatttaatgtctTAGAGTCAGATATTTAAATCACAAagttaaaacacacatttaacctTCAGCTGACCTTGTACTCCATTGTGGTACTTGTTATTGTACAAAAGCCATCCTCGCTCTACAGCATTTATGTACATGTGTAtgagacttttacacagtactgtacattttatttactgaaaAATATTATTCAGTAATAAATGATCAGTCAgtaatattgtttattaaagaCATGAGTTTTGATTCTCCTCAAAAGTAACGTTTTAGGCCTGAAATTAGTATAACTTGGTTTAAATTAatgattgtttgtttttcacccTGATTCAGACTTTTCCTTCCGTGATTCTGCAGTAATATAAATCTACAGTGTTATATAAATGTCTAGTGTTATTAAACAAAGGTTATGGAGAAACAAGTTTATTGTCCCTGTATAGTGCACTATAAGTCTGTTAGAGAACCATTTTGTAGACTcaccatttttaaataaaataataaaccaagatgtaaatgtgttgataaagtgtgtgtcattgtgtctctgcaGGTTGCGTGGTTGTgatgtctcagatgaaggctgtgctgctctgacttcagctctgagatcaaacccctcacacctgagacaCCTGGATCTGTCCTGTAATAATCTAGGAGATTTAGGAGTGAAGTGTGtctctgctgtactggagaatcctgactgtaaactggagacactgaggtaagatcatctctctgagagtcacatgacctgctcctcagtaagacacattctctaatagtgagactgaagcagaagttttaggttgatcatcaatgtcctgaggaggaagattgtttcttttcactgcacactgatgatttgtcacagagtctttgggtcagatgtacgtatgtgagaagctgcagCACAAAACCTGACTTGATGcgactgcagtgtgtctgaaatgactgtgaaatttactacaacactgtaactaatcacacaaactgcagCTAAGACACAAACTAACTGCACTGTGTGAGCTGCagggtttaaaagcagcagtGACATTCTCAGAGATCAAAATTAGTTCTGTTAGTGAAGATTATTTCACTACATCAGTGTCTATCTGCTAtgaacagggttgccagatatgTGTTACAGAAACAGTTCAGTGGACAAGCAGTATTAAACCCATGCAGATTTTCTTAATAGTGTAGAGGATTTATAAACTGTGGCAGTAAAATTCACTTTTCGATCATTAAGGACAGTCACATGAgtctctgtagtgtgtgtacagcTTGTGTCAAATCAATTTAAACAATCCCACTCTTTAGATTTGTCCTTTTTGTGACGTCCACACAATTTTcctaaaaagcaaaagaaacgTGTTAGACCATCCTCCAGCTCGGGGCTCAGCTTCTCCCATGGGGaacatgttatatttttactgaGTGAATCAGAAATTTTATGTACAGCTTGCCCAgaacacgtgtgtgcgtgtgtgtgtgtgtgtgtgtgagagagagagggagagagagacatttcacatttaaaagatttatcaCTGAGGGACGATTCCGAGCTGGTTTCTGAAAATAATACAGATAAGGTTTGGATCCTAAAGCTCCAAGTGTTACTATagagtaaacacacaaaatgtcaGACACTCATGCTGCTGCCATATCGTTATGTATACAGAACAACTGTTCAGATCATTTTCTTGGTAGgtgttgtgtgtatatatatatatcattatgtctaaatgtgtgtgttggtgtttgcaGTAGGACTGTTATGGATTAGAATCACAGCTGTAGTTCTGTCGGAGCGCACCGGCACCACATTTAATCACCTTTCTCTCCAGGTGAGGAGAAACAGGGTTTAAGTTGCCGTAGTTACCTTAAAGTGAGTTGAGTGATTCATGTTGTTAACTCCTGCACTGAGTAAAATACACAGTAACATTCCACCTTAAAAGTTGCCAGAGAATGTAGCTGTGTTGCTAGCTAATgctaactaataaaataaagaggcatagaaacattttatttttttaaacatataaaaggGTAACATCAGTGATaaattgtagtgtgtgtgtgtgtgttactggtCCTGAGATAACTGTGTACACACATGCGTGTCTCATAAATGTTCTGGTTCATAAAGAAATATCACTACAGCTCTGGTAAGAATATCTAGATCACATTATTTTGTTAGTTTTCCTGATGTAGTTGCTGCTATAATTAGGTATTTACCAGATGTGAGATATGTGTATAATAATATCTGTCATGATCAGCAGCAGGTGCTTTTCTACTAATATGGTAACAATCAGAAAATACATTGAGTATCAGATACGCTCTGTTTTAAGGTTAGTGTTTATTAATCTTGTCTGCTGAATTTAGACACACTGTGAGGTTAATACTGCTAACTGTAGCTTGTACTGGCTCTCAGTAGCAATAGACATGTTGTGTGTGGATATAAGAGTGTTATTTTACCATGATAGACTTAATTCCACCTGTTTAGTGATATAAAGtgatattcatataaaattaaaaaccgTACTGATATGGAGTTACATCTTTGGGCCATTGGTAGGTTTGTGGCTAATGGCTAACAGTTAGCCTTCTTTAACACTTAATTTTGGTTTTCCTTTGATATAACTGAACATTTACAATATTACAGTCGACCTGTTGCTGCAGAAAAATCCCTTTTTCCGTTTATGTTCATTAGAATTTAGGTTCAAAACGCAGGAAAAACGACTGTGAAATGCCTTATAACATCCCCAACATAAGTGGGTTAAAAGAGGATATATTTTTCCCAACCATTTTTGGTATCTGTGTACTGAATGGTTAGGACAATGCAGGTCACCAAAGGGTCGTTCCAGGgcagtttatttaataattagcaCTCGGCCGGCAGGACAACTTGTATTTTTTCCTTGTAACTGTGAAAAGAACTTAAAATGGGCCGTCGTTTTTAATTGTATGCATaagtgtagtacatcatttaaatctgtaaagggtctacttttatttatgtacactCACAATATCCATAAAACACTGagcttttgtaaaatatagaaaataaacagggtcgCTTTCAGCCGTCTCAGTCTCCGCTCTCTCACATCTTTCTGAAACGCGTcgctaaaatgaactgaaacaccgcaaatactgcacacacacagacataagaAATATATCTACAGAAAGCTTAAATAATCTTAATAAAGcaagttaaattaaatacaaatattctcagtttatgtaatctATATAAATCCAATGAGAGGTACAGTCTTCCTGTATGATAATGGCCTGAGACAGGAAACCCCCACACGCTAGTCACAGGGAAACAGTTAGGGTAATCTACATACAAGGCCACGCCCCCAACACatgcacagacaaacacacacacaaacacacacaccgattCAGTGAGTTCTCTGAGTGTGTGAAGGTGTCATGTGCTGTACAGGTTTCTGAAgctctacagaatgttctggaccGTGGGAGGAGTTTAGAGCTCTTATATAATCCTTATTCTGTTAATAGAAAACTGACTTTATTTTTCCTCGTTTTGGCTTTGGCCAgcttatatgtaaataaaacactgcgATATTACACTTCTAACAATAATAAGTAAaagattataaattataaaataattaattaaatgtctcGGAGTCAGATATTTAAATCACAAagttaaaacacacatttaacctTCAGCTGACCTTGTACTCCATTGTGGTACTTGTTACTGTACAAAAGTCATCCTCGCTCTACAGCACTTATGTACGTGTCTTatacttttacacagtactgtacattttatttactgtaaattttattcaataataaattatcagtcagtaatattgtttattaaatacatgAGTTTTGATTCTCCTGAAAAAGTAAA harbors:
- the LOC128516060 gene encoding NACHT, LRR and PYD domains-containing protein 12-like; the protein is MESRDLETENETPPSEKHKLQIKRSDSPEPSCVSMKSDGSMDPPRNFKSGDSSSVHSKLQRKRSDSPEHSCVSMKSDESMDPPRNFKRGVSSSVHSKLQIKRSDSPEPSCVSMKSNESMDPPRNFKSGDSSSVHSDPQKTGDRNKKIIITDTSHRHDMESAAVNEFQKKFRLNLMKKFECVNGVIINQENRTLLNEIYTELYITEGDSGDVNKEHEVRQIEAASSRTTSEETPIKCNDIFKPLLDQDKPIRPVLTKPLSKKPKSIRTVLTKLLSKKTKPIRTVLTKLLSKKPKPIRTVLTKGVAGIGKTVSVQKFILDWAEGKTNQDLSLIFPLPFRELNLMKDQKLSLMELLHVCFKETKETEISSLEEVLFIFDGLDECRFPLDFQNTVRVCDVTESVSVPVLLINLIKGNLLPSALIWITSRPAAADQIPSECVDRVTEVRGFNDPQKEEYFRKRISDQCLANDIITHLKSLRSLYIMCHIPVFCWISATVLERMLREAESGEIPKTLTQMYTHFLIIQLNIIREKYSEKQESDKEMLLKLGRLAFEQLEKHNLIFYDDDLRECGIDVREAAVYSGVCTQIFKEEFELHHSKVYCFVHLSIQEHLAALYVHLMFMREKRNVLEQSQSFKTISDVHISYVDQALNSKTGHLDLFLRFLLGLSLESNQKLLHDLVTQIGRSSQSKQETVQYIKKKISEDLPTEKSINLFHCLNELGDDSLVEEIQRYLKSGKQSELSSSQWSALVFVLLTSAEELEEFDLNKYISPEKITETVLVRVMPVIAASRKAIIRCDRIEGRSGDALVSVLNSETSNLRELRLTVKTLDLYMNKLTDSGVKRLCAVLENPHCKVETLRLRGCGVSDEGCAALTSALRSNPSHLRELDLKGNEIGDSGVKCVSAVLENPDCKLETLGLRGCDVSDEGCAALTSALRSNPSHLRHLDLSCNNLGDLGVKCVSAVLENPDCKLETLRLWDCGVSDEGCAALTSALRSNPSHLRELDLSYNKIRDSGVKCVSAVLENPDCKLETLGLVYCDVSDEGCAALTSALKSNPSHVRELDLKGNKIGDSGRKCLSALKHNKHYKLQTLE